A window of the Ciconia boyciana chromosome 33, ASM3463844v1, whole genome shotgun sequence genome harbors these coding sequences:
- the FBXO46 gene encoding F-box only protein 46 isoform X1, with protein sequence MRGVTEQHRGRLQLPAALPRRMCGGRRVSACAGHPGSGAERRSGRARHLPGLGTGTGSPQRQRCQQCHAALMEPNAFPQLQLWCPRPFGTYSQNKPCPGPGSSKKPFSCRPTEEPTGAQAPSENTPPAPVDAAPAPPASAEEGRVLLDTWYVIKPGNTKEKVAFFVAHQCGGGIGGGGTGSRASTMKVKGNWGSDSSKAKRRRRCHDPTKSKLSPAWATSGRDLACPRPGEPSTTASEAPDLLSVAEMVALVEQRTALALQSFPRPCGAPAAPVVFVEAADSETKAPSSSDCSRVAEAVAHFESRQREHGSTRPNGLCRPGAECAAAAAASSAPGPGEVRIAFRISSGREPRAGAAAAEPSAVGRPNCVFMSCGTASSSGNASGRAKDKITCDLYQLISPSRDVLPNNVEFLLATAGPKGDGDGPDVDMGCSEGSATAVKPEMGEGTGEGSSASARDCASGFHVDVVVTGVVDQCVFFGKDSAKKMKEETVRLPAAAQEDPPPGQLFLLPIPEETPVAEDTEAGEEPSAVPDPSLCRLYRHVSHDFLEIRFKIQRLLEPRQYMLLLPEHIMVKIFSYLPTQALAALKCSCHYFKSIIETFGVQATDSRWNRDPLYRDDPCKQCKKHYEKGDVSLCRWHPKPYHHDLPYGRSYWMCCRRPDKEAPGCRVGLHDNNWVHPATRRDDGRVTSLG encoded by the exons ATGCGCGGGGTTACCGAGCAGCACCGTGGCAGACTACAACTCCCAGCGGCCCTCCCGCGGCGCATGTGCGGAGGGCGGCGGGTGAGCGCATGCGCGGGGCACCCCGGAAGCGGCGCGGAGAGGCGGAGCGGCCGCGCCCGGCACCTGCCCG GCCTGGGCACGGGCACCGGCAGCCCGCAGCGTCAGCGGTGTCAGCAGTGCCATGCTGCCCTGATGGAGCCAAACGccttcccccagctgcagctctggtgCCCGCGGCCCTTCGGCACCTACTCCCAGAACAAACCatgccccggccccggctccagCAAGAAACCCTTCTCCTGCCGTCCCACCGAAGAGCCCACTGGAGCCCAGGCCCCCTCCGAAAACACGCCGCCGGCTCCCGTCGATgccgccccggctcccccagCATCGGCAGAGGAAGGTCGGGTGCTGCTGGACACATGGTACGTCATCAAACCGGGCAACACCAAGGAGAAAGTGGCTTTCTTTGTGGCACACCAGTGTGGTGGTGGCATTGGCGGCGGTGGCACCGGCAGCCGCGCCAGCACCATGAAGGTAAAGGGCAACTGGGGCAGCGATAGCTCCAAAGCCAAGCGGCGCCGGCGCTGCCACGACCCCACTAAGAGCAAGCTGAGCCCAGCATGGGCTACCAGCGGCAGGGACCTGGCTTGCCCGCGTCCTGGTGAACCGTCCACCACTGCCAGTGAAGCCCCTGACTTGCTGTCGGTGGCAGAGATGGTAGCGTTGGTGGAGCAGAGGACGGCGCTGGCGTTGCAGAGCTTCCCACGGCCCTGCGGTGCTCCCGCCGCCCCAGTTGTCTTCGTGGAGGCGGCCGACAGTGAAACCAAAGCGCCGAGCAGCTCCGATTGCAGCCGGGTGGCCGAAGCCGTTGCCCACTTTGAGTCACGGCAGCGGGAGCATGGTAGCACCCGACCCAACGGGTTGTGCCGCCCGGGTGCTGAATGtgccgcggccgccgcggcaTCATCGGCACCGGGTCCCGGCGAGGTGCGCATCGCCTTTCGCATCTCCAGTGGCCGTGAGCCCCGCGCTGGAGCCGCCGCGGCTGAGCCAAGTGCTGTCGGGCGTCCTAATTGTGTCTTTATGAGCTGTGGAACGGCGAGCAGCAGCGGTAATGCCAGTGGTCGCGCCAAGGACAAGATCACCTGTGACCTCTACCAGCTGATCAGCCCATCCCGTGATGTGCTGCCCAACAATGTGGAGTTCCTCCTGGCCACTGCTGGTCCCaagggggatggggatggccCCGACGTGGACATGGGGTGCAGCGAGGGGTCGGCAACCGCGGTCAAGCCGGAGATGGGCGAAGGAACTGGCGAGGGGTCGTCTGCGTCAGCACGGGATTGCGCCTCTGGCTTCCATGTGGATGTGGTGGTGACAGGGGTAGTGGACCAATGTGTCTTCTTTGGCAAGGACAGCGCCAAGAAGATGAAGGAGGAGACGGtgcggctgccggcggcggcaCAGGAGGACCCGCCGCCGGggcagctcttcctcctgcccatcCCTGAGGAGACGCCGGTAGCAGAGGACACAGAGGCCGGTGAGGAGCCGTCAGCTGTCCCCGACCCCTCGCTTTGCCGGTTGTACCGTCACGTCTCCCATGACTTTTTGGAGATCCGCTTCAAGATCCAGCGGCTGCTGGAGCCCCGACAGTACATGCTCCTGCTGCCGGAGCACATCATGGTGAAGATCTTCAGCTACCTGCCCACCCAAGCGCTGGCCGCCCTCAAGTGCTCCTGTCACTACTTCAAGTCCATCATCGAGACCTTCGGGGTGCAGGCCACCGATTCCCGCTGGAACCGCGACCCCCTCTACCGCGACGACCCCTGCAAGCAGTGCAAGAAGCATTACGAGAAGGGGGATGTGTCCCTCTGCCGGTGGCATCCTAAGCCCTACCACCACGACCTGCCTTACGGCCGATCCTACTGGATGTGCTGCCGGAGACCCGATAAGGAGGCGCCCGGTTGCAGGGTGGGCTTGCACGATAACAACTGGGTACACCCGGCCACCCGGCGCGATGACGGCAG GGTAACGTCTCTGGGGTGA
- the FBXO46 gene encoding F-box only protein 46 isoform X2 gives MEPNAFPQLQLWCPRPFGTYSQNKPCPGPGSSKKPFSCRPTEEPTGAQAPSENTPPAPVDAAPAPPASAEEGRVLLDTWYVIKPGNTKEKVAFFVAHQCGGGIGGGGTGSRASTMKVKGNWGSDSSKAKRRRRCHDPTKSKLSPAWATSGRDLACPRPGEPSTTASEAPDLLSVAEMVALVEQRTALALQSFPRPCGAPAAPVVFVEAADSETKAPSSSDCSRVAEAVAHFESRQREHGSTRPNGLCRPGAECAAAAAASSAPGPGEVRIAFRISSGREPRAGAAAAEPSAVGRPNCVFMSCGTASSSGNASGRAKDKITCDLYQLISPSRDVLPNNVEFLLATAGPKGDGDGPDVDMGCSEGSATAVKPEMGEGTGEGSSASARDCASGFHVDVVVTGVVDQCVFFGKDSAKKMKEETVRLPAAAQEDPPPGQLFLLPIPEETPVAEDTEAGEEPSAVPDPSLCRLYRHVSHDFLEIRFKIQRLLEPRQYMLLLPEHIMVKIFSYLPTQALAALKCSCHYFKSIIETFGVQATDSRWNRDPLYRDDPCKQCKKHYEKGDVSLCRWHPKPYHHDLPYGRSYWMCCRRPDKEAPGCRVGLHDNNWVHPATRRDDGRVTSLG, from the exons ATGGAGCCAAACGccttcccccagctgcagctctggtgCCCGCGGCCCTTCGGCACCTACTCCCAGAACAAACCatgccccggccccggctccagCAAGAAACCCTTCTCCTGCCGTCCCACCGAAGAGCCCACTGGAGCCCAGGCCCCCTCCGAAAACACGCCGCCGGCTCCCGTCGATgccgccccggctcccccagCATCGGCAGAGGAAGGTCGGGTGCTGCTGGACACATGGTACGTCATCAAACCGGGCAACACCAAGGAGAAAGTGGCTTTCTTTGTGGCACACCAGTGTGGTGGTGGCATTGGCGGCGGTGGCACCGGCAGCCGCGCCAGCACCATGAAGGTAAAGGGCAACTGGGGCAGCGATAGCTCCAAAGCCAAGCGGCGCCGGCGCTGCCACGACCCCACTAAGAGCAAGCTGAGCCCAGCATGGGCTACCAGCGGCAGGGACCTGGCTTGCCCGCGTCCTGGTGAACCGTCCACCACTGCCAGTGAAGCCCCTGACTTGCTGTCGGTGGCAGAGATGGTAGCGTTGGTGGAGCAGAGGACGGCGCTGGCGTTGCAGAGCTTCCCACGGCCCTGCGGTGCTCCCGCCGCCCCAGTTGTCTTCGTGGAGGCGGCCGACAGTGAAACCAAAGCGCCGAGCAGCTCCGATTGCAGCCGGGTGGCCGAAGCCGTTGCCCACTTTGAGTCACGGCAGCGGGAGCATGGTAGCACCCGACCCAACGGGTTGTGCCGCCCGGGTGCTGAATGtgccgcggccgccgcggcaTCATCGGCACCGGGTCCCGGCGAGGTGCGCATCGCCTTTCGCATCTCCAGTGGCCGTGAGCCCCGCGCTGGAGCCGCCGCGGCTGAGCCAAGTGCTGTCGGGCGTCCTAATTGTGTCTTTATGAGCTGTGGAACGGCGAGCAGCAGCGGTAATGCCAGTGGTCGCGCCAAGGACAAGATCACCTGTGACCTCTACCAGCTGATCAGCCCATCCCGTGATGTGCTGCCCAACAATGTGGAGTTCCTCCTGGCCACTGCTGGTCCCaagggggatggggatggccCCGACGTGGACATGGGGTGCAGCGAGGGGTCGGCAACCGCGGTCAAGCCGGAGATGGGCGAAGGAACTGGCGAGGGGTCGTCTGCGTCAGCACGGGATTGCGCCTCTGGCTTCCATGTGGATGTGGTGGTGACAGGGGTAGTGGACCAATGTGTCTTCTTTGGCAAGGACAGCGCCAAGAAGATGAAGGAGGAGACGGtgcggctgccggcggcggcaCAGGAGGACCCGCCGCCGGggcagctcttcctcctgcccatcCCTGAGGAGACGCCGGTAGCAGAGGACACAGAGGCCGGTGAGGAGCCGTCAGCTGTCCCCGACCCCTCGCTTTGCCGGTTGTACCGTCACGTCTCCCATGACTTTTTGGAGATCCGCTTCAAGATCCAGCGGCTGCTGGAGCCCCGACAGTACATGCTCCTGCTGCCGGAGCACATCATGGTGAAGATCTTCAGCTACCTGCCCACCCAAGCGCTGGCCGCCCTCAAGTGCTCCTGTCACTACTTCAAGTCCATCATCGAGACCTTCGGGGTGCAGGCCACCGATTCCCGCTGGAACCGCGACCCCCTCTACCGCGACGACCCCTGCAAGCAGTGCAAGAAGCATTACGAGAAGGGGGATGTGTCCCTCTGCCGGTGGCATCCTAAGCCCTACCACCACGACCTGCCTTACGGCCGATCCTACTGGATGTGCTGCCGGAGACCCGATAAGGAGGCGCCCGGTTGCAGGGTGGGCTTGCACGATAACAACTGGGTACACCCGGCCACCCGGCGCGATGACGGCAG GGTAACGTCTCTGGGGTGA